One Gordonia sp. SID5947 genomic region harbors:
- a CDS encoding TrkA family potassium uptake protein, with amino-acid sequence MQVVIMGCGRVGSSLAMAMQKRGHTVSIIDRDHSAFVRLSPDFRGTTVIGVGFDRDVLTRAGIETADAFAAVSSGDNSNIIAARVARETFGVERVVARIYDAKRAEVYERLGIPTVATVPWTTERFVSALGETSTTTAWRDPSGALAIAQLDIDETWIGVTVGKFQEETGARIAFLTRLGRPVLPDVKTVLQQEDLIYAATLTDNLANARATALAPYRTSD; translated from the coding sequence GTGCAGGTAGTCATCATGGGTTGCGGGCGCGTGGGGTCGTCGCTGGCGATGGCGATGCAGAAGCGCGGCCACACCGTGTCGATCATCGACCGCGATCATTCTGCGTTCGTCCGCCTCAGTCCCGACTTCCGCGGCACCACCGTGATCGGGGTCGGATTCGACCGGGATGTCCTGACCAGGGCAGGGATCGAGACCGCCGACGCGTTCGCCGCGGTCTCCTCTGGTGACAACTCCAACATCATCGCGGCGCGGGTGGCGCGGGAGACCTTCGGCGTCGAACGAGTCGTGGCACGCATCTACGACGCCAAACGCGCCGAGGTCTACGAACGCCTCGGCATCCCGACAGTGGCGACCGTGCCCTGGACCACCGAGCGCTTCGTCTCGGCGCTCGGCGAGACGTCGACGACCACTGCGTGGCGTGACCCGTCGGGCGCGTTGGCCATCGCCCAACTCGACATCGACGAAACGTGGATCGGCGTGACCGTCGGGAAGTTCCAGGAGGAGACCGGCGCTCGGATCGCGTTCCTCACCCGGCTGGGCAGACCAGTCCTACCGGACGTGAAAACCGTTCTCCAACAAGAAGATCTCATCTACGCAGCCACACTGACCGACAATCTCGCCAATGCCCGTGCAACCGCACTGGCCCCATACCGCACCTCTGACTGA
- a CDS encoding OB-fold nucleic acid binding domain-containing protein has product MATTGYLKRLTRRLTEDLGDADAVQIAEESRATGAQRASECCRGDEVTMHGELRAVETCSRSAKVGVKAEFFDGSDTVILKWLGRNRIPGVEPGRKLTVRGRLAEHDGTKVIYNPYYELYGSDDE; this is encoded by the coding sequence ATGGCTACCACCGGTTATCTCAAGCGGTTGACGCGCCGGTTGACCGAAGATCTCGGAGATGCCGACGCCGTACAGATCGCAGAGGAGTCACGTGCCACGGGCGCGCAGCGCGCCTCGGAGTGCTGTCGTGGTGACGAGGTGACGATGCACGGCGAACTGCGGGCGGTGGAGACCTGTTCACGCTCCGCCAAGGTCGGGGTGAAGGCGGAGTTCTTCGACGGCTCCGACACCGTGATTCTCAAATGGCTGGGCCGTAACCGGATCCCGGGAGTCGAGCCGGGGCGAAAGCTGACGGTGCGTGGTCGGCTCGCCGAACACGACGGCACCAAGGTGATCTACAACCCGTACTACGAACTCTATGGCTCAGACGACGAATGA
- the cei gene encoding envelope integrity protein Cei, protein MVSQLTSGSSVDSKGRPFRRRRLRPAIILAVVLLIAGLITWAVALADSGPVAVPTNCNQPTEASAQPSGVAAPDPGMPAPTPAPTTVTPADRDEMLAVAPAALSTFQVRVLNASSQRGAARSVSDDLTGQGFNPAPDAPYGDDTVYTNQDLSCYAQIRFGPAGKASAAAVWLALPCAQLVDDGRQGTGVDVALGKYYEGREQSQDAQAALEALRSADPKDPRTGADPTLVKAVHSASC, encoded by the coding sequence GTGGTGTCGCAGCTAACATCGGGATCCTCGGTCGACTCCAAGGGTCGCCCGTTTCGTCGTCGCCGACTCCGCCCGGCCATCATCCTGGCCGTGGTGTTGCTGATCGCGGGATTGATCACCTGGGCGGTGGCGCTCGCCGATTCGGGCCCGGTGGCGGTGCCCACCAACTGCAACCAGCCCACCGAGGCATCTGCGCAGCCATCCGGGGTGGCGGCGCCGGATCCGGGAATGCCCGCACCGACGCCTGCGCCCACCACGGTCACACCTGCCGACCGCGACGAGATGCTCGCCGTGGCCCCCGCCGCCCTGTCCACTTTCCAGGTCCGGGTGCTCAACGCGTCGTCGCAGCGCGGCGCGGCACGATCGGTCTCCGACGACCTGACCGGCCAGGGGTTCAATCCGGCTCCCGACGCGCCGTACGGCGACGACACGGTCTACACCAACCAGGATCTGTCGTGCTACGCGCAGATCCGCTTCGGTCCGGCGGGCAAAGCGAGTGCCGCCGCCGTCTGGCTGGCCCTGCCGTGCGCCCAACTCGTCGACGACGGACGCCAGGGCACGGGTGTCGACGTCGCGCTGGGCAAGTACTACGAGGGGCGCGAACAGTCTCAGGATGCGCAGGCCGCACTCGAGGCGCTGCGATCGGCGGATCCCAAGGACCCGCGGACCGGCGCCGACCCCACCCTGGTCAAGGCAGTCCACTCGGCGTCCTGCTGA
- a CDS encoding DUF3710 domain-containing protein: protein MARDEQGELRIGSAGGPYDIEALDTPAEELENSHLDLGSVLVPVVEGGQVTVEMSAAHEPEAVYLVTPHGRISVSAFAAPKSPGLWREVVTELAASLREEGAQVSIEDGHWGREIVATVPGAAHRFVGVDGPRWMVRCIASGPDETADELGRLARAVLAESVVRRGDEPHPPRDALPIVLPPVLAEQVAAAQQQMLDEQGPTDETGGPAGSPDDSVPGGALEQVASATVISEDGAPPATAEEPAATEEPAVEDDEPMPRSSGSAMQRFRRNRRG, encoded by the coding sequence ATGGCACGAGATGAGCAGGGCGAGTTGCGGATCGGCTCGGCAGGCGGGCCCTATGACATCGAAGCTCTCGACACCCCCGCCGAGGAACTCGAGAACTCCCACCTCGACCTCGGCTCCGTACTGGTGCCGGTCGTCGAGGGAGGCCAGGTCACGGTGGAGATGTCCGCCGCGCACGAGCCGGAGGCCGTCTACCTCGTGACGCCGCACGGGCGGATCAGCGTGAGCGCGTTCGCGGCACCGAAGTCCCCGGGCCTGTGGCGTGAGGTCGTCACGGAGCTCGCGGCCTCGTTGCGGGAGGAGGGCGCGCAGGTGTCGATCGAGGACGGCCACTGGGGTCGCGAGATCGTCGCGACCGTCCCGGGTGCCGCCCATCGTTTCGTCGGCGTGGACGGACCGCGATGGATGGTGCGATGTATCGCCAGCGGCCCCGACGAGACCGCCGACGAGCTCGGCCGGCTCGCCCGGGCGGTCCTCGCCGAATCCGTGGTGCGTCGGGGAGACGAGCCGCACCCGCCGCGGGACGCACTGCCGATCGTGTTGCCGCCGGTCCTCGCCGAGCAGGTCGCCGCAGCGCAGCAGCAGATGCTCGACGAGCAGGGGCCGACCGACGAAACTGGCGGCCCAGCGGGTTCTCCGGACGATTCGGTTCCCGGCGGCGCACTCGAGCAGGTCGCGTCGGCCACCGTGATCAGTGAAGACGGCGCGCCGCCCGCGACCGCGGAGGAACCCGCAGCGACGGAAGAGCCTGCGGTGGAGGACGACGAGCCGATGCCACGCTCATCCGGCTCGGCGATGCAGCGCTTCCGCCGCAACCGGCGCGGCTGA
- the dut gene encoding dUTP diphosphatase, with the protein MTPKSSAAASDRPAPIGALRVRRLDPDIPLPTRAHPGDAGVDLCSTTDLELAPGRRQLVGTGLAVALPVGTVGLVHPRSGLAARAGLSIVNAPGTIDAGYRGEIKVCLINLDPDESISIARGDRIAQLLVQRVELPELVEVDELDDTSRGSGGYGSSGGHAVLAEALPEIDGDPGP; encoded by the coding sequence GTGACGCCGAAATCCTCCGCCGCGGCATCTGACCGGCCGGCCCCGATCGGGGCGTTGCGGGTCCGCCGACTCGACCCCGACATCCCGCTGCCCACCCGTGCGCATCCCGGCGACGCGGGGGTCGACCTGTGTTCGACGACCGACCTCGAGCTGGCGCCGGGTCGCCGCCAGCTCGTCGGTACCGGACTCGCCGTGGCATTGCCGGTCGGAACCGTGGGGCTGGTACATCCGAGGTCTGGGCTGGCCGCGAGGGCGGGACTCTCGATCGTCAATGCGCCCGGCACCATCGACGCCGGATATCGTGGCGAGATCAAGGTGTGTCTGATCAATCTCGATCCCGACGAGTCGATCTCGATCGCGCGGGGGGACCGCATCGCCCAGTTGTTGGTCCAGCGTGTCGAACTGCCCGAGCTGGTCGAGGTCGACGAGCTCGACGACACGAGTCGCGGGTCCGGCGGTTATGGCTCCAGCGGCGGGCATGCGGTGCTGGCGGAGGCACTTCCGGAGATCGACGGCGATCCCGGTCCGTGA
- a CDS encoding DUF952 domain-containing protein codes for MSDESAGVLLHLCTHGEWAEARRSGFRNPSSVADDGFIHLSTPDQVHLPANRLFAGRDDVVLLVIDADRLSAPVVWEPGAPDDPESMRFPHLYGALPTDVVVEARPYTPNADGAFAPPAL; via the coding sequence ATGTCGGACGAATCCGCTGGCGTGTTGCTGCATCTGTGCACCCATGGTGAGTGGGCCGAGGCGCGCCGCTCGGGGTTTCGCAATCCATCGTCGGTGGCCGACGACGGCTTCATCCATCTGTCCACACCGGATCAGGTGCATCTACCCGCGAATCGACTGTTCGCCGGGCGTGACGACGTGGTGCTCCTCGTCATCGACGCGGACCGGTTGTCGGCGCCTGTGGTGTGGGAGCCAGGGGCGCCCGACGACCCGGAGAGCATGCGCTTCCCACACCTCTACGGTGCACTGCCCACCGACGTCGTCGTCGAAGCACGGCCGTACACGCCGAACGCGGACGGCGCATTCGCACCGCCCGCGTTGTGA
- a CDS encoding inositol monophosphatase family protein, producing the protein MTDHPGPEVLERVAIDVAQRAADHVRRRRPELFGPRPGHDPHAVRAESDAPDEDAAAVSTKSTPTDPVTLADTETEQLVRAELRSRRPGDEILGEEAGGTVDVPSGVRWVVDPIDGTVNFMYGIPAYAVSVAAQIDGRSVAGAVVDVARAITYSAALGCGAYVDAGDGRIELSCNPIGRLDLALVATGFSYDADRRATQGAIIAEMLPQVRDIRRVGAAALDLCMVASGAVDAHFEHGLSPWDWAAGGLIAAEAGAHVLTPPPDSRSGDGHPTIAVAPGIADDFLRLLDGLGARGLMPSA; encoded by the coding sequence GTGACGGATCATCCCGGGCCAGAGGTCCTCGAGCGCGTCGCGATCGACGTGGCGCAACGCGCGGCCGACCATGTGCGGCGACGACGGCCAGAGCTGTTCGGTCCACGGCCGGGCCACGATCCGCACGCGGTCCGCGCCGAGAGCGACGCCCCGGACGAGGACGCGGCAGCGGTCAGCACCAAGTCGACACCGACCGATCCGGTGACCCTCGCCGATACCGAGACCGAACAGCTGGTCCGCGCGGAGCTCCGATCGCGCCGCCCCGGGGACGAGATCCTCGGCGAGGAGGCCGGTGGCACCGTCGACGTCCCTTCCGGGGTGCGGTGGGTGGTCGATCCGATCGACGGCACGGTGAACTTCATGTACGGCATCCCCGCGTACGCGGTGTCGGTCGCGGCCCAGATCGACGGACGCTCGGTGGCCGGAGCCGTGGTCGATGTGGCGCGCGCGATCACGTATTCGGCCGCTCTCGGTTGCGGCGCATACGTCGACGCGGGCGACGGACGGATCGAGCTGTCCTGCAACCCCATCGGTCGCCTGGATCTGGCGCTGGTGGCCACCGGGTTCTCCTACGACGCGGACCGCCGCGCCACCCAGGGCGCGATCATCGCCGAGATGCTCCCGCAGGTGCGCGACATCCGACGCGTCGGTGCGGCGGCACTCGATCTCTGCATGGTGGCCAGTGGCGCGGTCGACGCGCATTTCGAGCACGGGCTCAGTCCGTGGGACTGGGCCGCCGGTGGATTGATCGCCGCCGAGGCAGGCGCGCACGTGCTCACTCCGCCCCCCGACTCTCGGTCGGGTGACGGCCATCCGACGATCGCCGTGGCGCCGGGTATCGCCGACGATTTCCTACGGCTCCTCGATGGTCTCGGGGCACGAGGTTTGATGCCGTCCGCCTGA
- a CDS encoding DUF4193 domain-containing protein, whose protein sequence is MATDYDAPRRTETEDISEDSLEELKARRSEAQSSAVDVDESDTAESFELPGADLSGEELSVRVIPKQADEFTCTSCFLVYHRSRLARENGNSMICVDCA, encoded by the coding sequence ATGGCTACTGATTACGATGCGCCACGACGCACAGAGACCGAGGACATCAGCGAGGATTCGCTCGAGGAGTTGAAGGCGCGTCGCAGCGAAGCCCAGTCCTCGGCAGTCGATGTCGACGAGAGCGATACGGCCGAATCGTTCGAGCTGCCGGGTGCGGATCTCTCCGGCGAGGAACTGTCGGTGCGGGTGATCCCCAAGCAGGCCGACGAGTTCACTTGTACGAGCTGCTTTCTCGTCTACCACCGCAGCCGTCTCGCGCGCGAGAACGGCAATTCGATGATCTGCGTCGACTGCGCCTGA
- a CDS encoding ROK family protein, whose amino-acid sequence MTDAEVASTTRAGANLGFGVDVGGSGIKGGMVDLDTGLLVGDRFKVLTPQPSTPDAVAGGVAEVVDHFGWTGPVGITLPGVITDGTMRTAANIDKGWIGTDVYELFSSALSGRTVSVLNDADAAGMAEDRHGGGAGIEGVVMLLTLGTGIGTAILINGTLVPNTELGHMIVDGKEAEHRASSKVKEDKGWSYEKWAHKLSHVLEAYEALLWPKLFIVGGGISRKSDKWIPYLTNKTPVVPATLLNTAGIVGAAMAVDAGLRT is encoded by the coding sequence ATGACCGACGCCGAGGTAGCGAGCACCACCCGAGCCGGGGCAAATCTCGGATTCGGGGTCGACGTCGGCGGTTCCGGCATCAAGGGCGGAATGGTCGACCTCGACACCGGCCTGCTCGTCGGAGATCGGTTCAAGGTGCTGACCCCGCAACCCTCGACCCCGGACGCCGTTGCCGGAGGCGTCGCCGAGGTGGTCGACCACTTCGGCTGGACCGGCCCCGTCGGGATCACCCTGCCCGGCGTCATCACCGACGGCACCATGCGCACTGCGGCCAACATCGACAAGGGCTGGATCGGGACCGACGTCTACGAACTCTTCAGTTCCGCGTTGTCGGGCAGGACCGTGTCGGTGCTCAACGACGCCGACGCGGCCGGGATGGCCGAGGACCGCCACGGCGGCGGTGCGGGGATCGAGGGCGTCGTCATGCTCCTCACCCTCGGCACCGGGATCGGGACCGCCATCCTCATCAACGGCACCCTGGTACCCAACACAGAGCTCGGCCACATGATCGTCGACGGCAAGGAGGCCGAGCATCGAGCGTCCTCGAAGGTCAAGGAGGACAAGGGCTGGTCCTACGAGAAGTGGGCACACAAGCTCTCGCATGTCCTCGAGGCGTACGAGGCGCTGCTCTGGCCGAAGCTCTTCATCGTGGGAGGCGGGATCAGTCGCAAGTCGGACAAGTGGATCCCGTACCTCACCAACAAGACGCCCGTTGTGCCGGCGACCCTGCTCAACACCGCGGGTATCGTCGGTGCCGCGATGGCCGTCGATGCCGGTCTTCGCACCTGA
- a CDS encoding TrkA family potassium uptake protein, whose protein sequence is MKVAIAGAGAVGRSIARELLINSHEVTLFERNPSHIDRDAVREATWVQADACELSNLEQASLQTFDVMVAATGDDKANLVVSLLAKTEFAVNRVVARVNDPRNEWLFDDDWGVDVAVSTPRILASLVEEAVSVGDLVRLMTFRQGQANLVELTLPPNTSLAGKPVRKLELPRDVALVTILRGGRVIVPQSDDAIEGGDELVFIAPAEAEPALHQAMQIH, encoded by the coding sequence ATGAAGGTCGCCATCGCCGGTGCCGGCGCAGTCGGGCGCTCGATCGCCCGTGAGCTCCTGATCAATTCGCACGAGGTCACCCTCTTCGAGCGCAACCCGTCCCACATAGATCGGGATGCGGTGCGAGAGGCGACGTGGGTACAGGCCGACGCCTGTGAACTGAGCAACCTCGAGCAGGCGTCGTTACAGACATTCGACGTGATGGTCGCGGCGACCGGCGACGACAAGGCCAACCTCGTCGTGAGTCTGCTCGCGAAAACCGAATTCGCGGTCAACCGGGTGGTGGCCCGGGTCAACGATCCGCGCAACGAATGGTTGTTCGACGACGACTGGGGTGTCGACGTCGCGGTCTCCACGCCCCGCATCCTCGCATCGCTGGTCGAGGAGGCGGTATCGGTCGGAGACCTGGTCCGCCTGATGACGTTCCGTCAGGGCCAGGCCAATCTGGTCGAACTCACCCTCCCACCGAACACCAGCCTGGCAGGCAAGCCGGTGCGGAAGCTGGAGCTCCCGCGCGACGTGGCATTGGTCACCATCCTGCGCGGCGGCCGTGTGATCGTGCCGCAGAGTGACGACGCCATCGAGGGTGGCGACGAGTTGGTGTTCATCGCCCCCGCCGAGGCCGAGCCTGCATTGCACCAGGCGATGCAGATCCACTGA
- a CDS encoding alpha/beta hydrolase, with protein MPETAGSDRRVPTTIVAIPGTGSDADYVHRAFGPAADEMGLTLVALEPSTDLVDGHLRSLDEIADAAGPLIVGGVSIGAAIALSWALHNPCAGVWAALPAWTGDPADAPAAWSARATVAALAADGLEPTIAAMAASSPAWLAAELSRSWRGLHPGLGKQLADAAEFHSPDLAQIATLTAPLAITAATDDPVHPGEVGRAWAAAAPRSALAEVTLAEWGDNPAVLGFGCARGWLGIR; from the coding sequence ATGCCCGAGACAGCAGGTTCGGATCGGAGGGTGCCGACCACGATCGTGGCCATTCCCGGAACGGGTTCCGACGCTGATTACGTGCACCGCGCCTTCGGCCCCGCCGCAGACGAGATGGGGCTCACACTGGTTGCGCTCGAGCCATCGACGGACCTGGTCGATGGGCATCTCCGCAGCCTCGACGAGATCGCCGACGCCGCCGGACCGCTCATCGTGGGAGGCGTGTCCATCGGCGCCGCGATAGCGCTTTCCTGGGCGCTGCACAACCCATGTGCCGGGGTGTGGGCGGCGCTGCCTGCCTGGACCGGCGACCCGGCCGATGCGCCCGCGGCGTGGAGCGCCCGCGCCACGGTCGCCGCCCTGGCCGCCGACGGTCTCGAACCGACCATTGCCGCGATGGCGGCGTCGAGTCCGGCTTGGCTCGCAGCCGAACTGAGCCGCTCGTGGCGGGGACTCCATCCCGGGCTCGGCAAGCAGCTGGCCGACGCCGCCGAGTTCCACTCCCCCGACCTCGCGCAGATCGCCACCCTCACCGCGCCGTTGGCGATCACCGCGGCCACCGACGATCCGGTCCACCCCGGCGAGGTGGGCCGGGCATGGGCGGCCGCGGCGCCGAGATCGGCGCTGGCCGAGGTGACGCTCGCCGAATGGGGCGACAATCCGGCCGTTCTCGGATTCGGTTGCGCGCGAGGCTGGCTCGGGATCAGGTGA
- a CDS encoding RNA polymerase sigma factor: protein MAATQTRQADVDDSTDATTATESAPAKRPAKKAAKKAPARKAAAKKAAKKAPAKRGAKKAAKPSDADNVESNEDLDGTGTIDDIDAPDGELDEDVVIDDIAVDDDDDDDDAADGGDAETDDDPEETVVVPAAGGAGKPSAAKGKQAAEEKEKTAGDFVWDEDESEALRQARKDAELTASADSVRAYLKQIGKVALLNAEEEVELAKRIEAGLFATERLRRIVDSGDKLSTASKRDLNWISRDGNRAKNHLLEANLRLVVSLAKRYTGRGMAFLDLIQEGNLGLIRAVEKFDYTKGYKFSTYATWWIRQAITRAMADQARTIRIPVHMVEVINKLGRIQRELLQDLGREPTPEELAKEMDITPEKVLEIQQYAREPISLDQTIGDEGDSQLGDFIEDSEAVVAVDAVSFTLLQDQLQSVLETLSEREAGVVRLRFGLTDGQPRTLDEIGQVYGVTRERIRQIESKTMSKLRHPSRSQVLRDYLD from the coding sequence GTGGCAGCCACCCAGACCCGCCAGGCCGACGTCGACGATTCGACAGACGCGACGACCGCCACGGAGAGCGCGCCGGCGAAGCGACCCGCAAAGAAGGCGGCCAAGAAGGCCCCTGCCCGCAAGGCAGCCGCCAAGAAGGCGGCAAAGAAGGCCCCGGCGAAGCGCGGAGCCAAGAAAGCCGCCAAGCCGTCCGATGCCGACAACGTCGAGTCGAACGAGGACCTCGACGGCACCGGCACGATCGACGACATCGACGCCCCCGACGGCGAACTCGATGAGGACGTGGTGATCGACGACATCGCCGTCGACGACGACGATGACGATGACGACGCGGCCGACGGCGGAGACGCCGAGACCGACGACGATCCCGAGGAGACGGTGGTCGTCCCCGCCGCAGGCGGAGCAGGCAAACCGTCCGCCGCCAAGGGCAAGCAGGCCGCGGAGGAGAAAGAGAAGACCGCAGGCGACTTCGTCTGGGACGAGGACGAGTCCGAAGCGCTGCGACAGGCCCGCAAGGATGCCGAGCTCACCGCGTCCGCCGATTCCGTCCGGGCCTACCTCAAGCAGATCGGCAAGGTCGCGCTGCTCAACGCCGAAGAAGAGGTCGAGCTCGCCAAGCGCATCGAGGCAGGACTCTTCGCCACCGAGCGACTGCGCCGGATCGTCGATTCCGGCGACAAGCTCAGCACGGCGTCCAAGCGCGACCTGAACTGGATCTCGCGCGACGGCAACCGGGCAAAGAATCACCTGCTCGAAGCGAACCTCCGCCTCGTCGTCTCCCTGGCCAAGCGCTACACCGGTCGCGGGATGGCCTTCCTGGACTTGATCCAGGAAGGCAACCTCGGTCTGATCCGCGCCGTCGAGAAGTTCGACTACACCAAGGGTTACAAGTTCTCCACGTACGCCACGTGGTGGATTCGGCAGGCGATCACGCGTGCGATGGCCGACCAGGCCCGCACCATTCGCATCCCGGTGCACATGGTCGAGGTCATCAACAAGCTCGGTCGTATCCAGCGTGAGCTGCTCCAGGATTTGGGTCGCGAGCCCACTCCCGAAGAGCTCGCCAAGGAGATGGACATCACGCCGGAGAAGGTGCTGGAGATCCAGCAGTACGCCCGGGAGCCCATCTCGCTCGATCAGACCATCGGTGACGAGGGCGACAGCCAGCTCGGCGACTTCATCGAGGACTCCGAAGCCGTGGTCGCGGTCGACGCGGTGAGCTTCACCCTGCTCCAGGATCAGCTGCAGTCGGTGCTCGAGACGCTCTCCGAGCGCGAGGCCGGCGTCGTCCGGCTGCGCTTCGGTCTGACCGACGGACAGCCGCGCACCCTCGATGAGATCGGTCAGGTCTACGGCGTCACTCGTGAGCGTATCCGCCAGATCGAATCGAAGACGATGTCGAAGTTGCGGCACCCGTCGCGTTCCCAGGTGCTGCGCGACTACCTGGACTGA
- a CDS encoding DUF3159 domain-containing protein translates to MGGVSGLIYSTVPIVVFVPVNAVWGLTAAMIAAIAVALAIFCVRLVRREPLNPAISGLIGVAICVFIAHRVGDAKGYFLFGIWTTLAYAVVFVASIVVRWPLVGVAWNLISGDGMAWRKHRKTLLAYDFATAFWALVFFARYLTQSELYDHGSTGWLAVARISMGWPLTALAVLATVVLVRRATREEDRMDAVDEATGADNDTAGIADNPSR, encoded by the coding sequence ATGGGCGGCGTGTCCGGACTGATCTACTCGACGGTGCCGATCGTGGTGTTCGTGCCCGTCAACGCGGTGTGGGGTCTGACCGCCGCGATGATCGCGGCCATCGCCGTCGCCCTGGCGATCTTCTGCGTGCGCCTCGTGCGCCGTGAGCCGCTCAACCCCGCCATCTCCGGCCTGATCGGCGTCGCGATCTGTGTGTTCATCGCCCACAGGGTCGGAGACGCGAAGGGCTACTTCCTCTTCGGCATCTGGACCACGCTCGCGTACGCCGTCGTCTTCGTGGCGTCGATCGTGGTGCGATGGCCGTTGGTCGGTGTCGCCTGGAACTTGATCAGCGGCGACGGGATGGCCTGGCGCAAGCATCGAAAGACCCTGCTCGCCTATGACTTCGCCACGGCGTTCTGGGCTCTGGTGTTCTTCGCCCGGTACCTGACGCAGTCGGAGCTCTACGACCATGGCAGCACCGGCTGGCTCGCGGTTGCGCGGATCTCGATGGGCTGGCCACTGACCGCGCTCGCCGTGCTGGCGACCGTCGTGCTGGTCCGCCGGGCGACGCGCGAAGAGGACCGGATGGACGCCGTCGACGAGGCGACCGGTGCAGACAACGACACTGCCGGGATCGCCGACAACCCCTCACGCTGA
- a CDS encoding DUF3093 domain-containing protein translates to MTPPASPENPADPSSGDDHVEVPGNAHRSAGEENSGSDRFHERLHVPWWWWVAAAVVTGVLGYEIQLSAHRSAWSVAGYVVVGLLCAWMLWSLGRASVRVTPDRELHAGRARLPRTVIARGATVPATAKSAALGRQLDPAAFLMHKAWVKTMVLLVLDDPDDPTPYWLVSTRNPSALLAALDLPDAAAEAGIAD, encoded by the coding sequence GTGACTCCTCCAGCATCACCTGAGAATCCGGCCGATCCGTCATCCGGCGACGATCACGTCGAGGTTCCCGGCAACGCACACCGATCAGCGGGAGAAGAGAACTCAGGTTCTGATCGCTTCCACGAACGACTCCACGTGCCGTGGTGGTGGTGGGTGGCCGCGGCGGTCGTCACGGGCGTGCTGGGCTACGAGATCCAGCTGTCGGCGCACCGCTCGGCCTGGAGCGTGGCGGGCTATGTGGTGGTCGGATTGCTGTGCGCGTGGATGTTGTGGTCACTCGGCCGCGCGTCGGTCCGGGTGACCCCGGACCGCGAACTGCACGCCGGACGCGCACGCCTTCCGCGGACGGTCATCGCGCGTGGCGCCACTGTGCCGGCAACCGCCAAGAGCGCCGCGCTGGGCCGCCAACTCGATCCCGCCGCGTTCCTCATGCACAAGGCATGGGTCAAGACCATGGTGCTGCTGGTGCTCGACGATCCCGATGACCCGACACCGTATTGGCTCGTGTCGACCCGGAATCCGTCGGCGCTGCTCGCGGCGCTCGACCTACCGGACGCGGCCGCCGAGGCGGGTATCGCCGACTGA